The proteins below are encoded in one region of Populus alba chromosome 2, ASM523922v2, whole genome shotgun sequence:
- the LOC118028119 gene encoding protein MIZU-KUSSEI 1, with product MPPVHSSPYFQMDNQTISSLLRHTAGEKRSKSSSRGLLKMFKLFPMLTSGCKMVALLGRPRKALLKDNATTGTIFGYRKGRVSLAIQEDPHCVPRFVIELPMHSSLFHKEMASDIVRIALESETRIHKKKLMEEFVWAVYCNGRKVGYSIRRKQMSDDELHVMQLLRGVSMGAGVLPCPNNVKESADGEMTYIRARFERVVGSKDSEALYMINPDGAAGPELSIFFVRAR from the coding sequence ATGCCGCCAGTACATTCTAGCCCCTACTTCCAAATGGACAATCAAACCATATCATCATTGCTCCGGCACACTGCAGGCGAGAAACGATCAAAATCTAGTAGCAGGGGGCTTCTTAAAATGTTCAAGCTCTTCCCCATGTTAACCTCAGGCTGCAAGATGGTTGCACTATTAGGCAGACCTCGTAAAGCTTTACTCAAGGACAACGCCACGACAGGTACCATTTTTGGTTATCGTAAGGGTAGAGTTAGTCTAGCCATACAGGAAGATCCTCATTGTGTGCCGAGGTTTGTTATAGAGCTACCGATGCACTCAAGTCTATTTCACAAAGAAATGGCATCGGATATTGTAAGAATCGCTTTAGAGAGCGAGACCAGGATACATAAAAAGAAACTAATGGAGGAGTTTGTTTGGGCTGTGTACTGTAATGGAAGAAAGGTTGGGTACTCTATTAGGAGGAAGCAAATGTCTGATGATGAGCTTCATGTTATGCAACTTCTGAGAGGTGTTTCTATGGGTGCTGGTGTGCTTCCTTGCCCTAATAATGTGAAGGAATCAGCTGATGGGGAAATGACATACATAAGAGCCAGATTTGAGAGAGTGGTTGGATCTAAAGACTCTGAAGCTCTGTACATGATCAATCCTGATGGTGCAGCAGGACCA